CCGACCCCGACGATGGTCTTGTTCGGGCGCACGCCCTGCTTGCTGGTGATGTTGATGGTGCCCTGCACACGGATCACCAGCGGACCCGTGGTGTCGATGTACTCCAGGAACTGATCGGTGGTGGTGGCGGTCACGGTCGGGCCACCGGCTCCGCCGGTGGTGCCGTTCTGGCCGAGCGCGTTGACCGCGGCGAAGCCGGTGGGGGACGTCTCCGCCAGCGGCGCCGGGGGCTGCGCGGCGGCGCTGCCACTGCCGGCCGGCACCGCCGCCGCGCCGAGGAGCAGCGCGAGAGCGAGAGCCGGAACGGTGCGCGTGCTGCGTAAGGACCTCATGCGGTTCCTCCAGGGATGAGTGAACGGATCTTTCCGGCACCCGCGTTCGCCCGCACCAACCCGGGACCCCAGGACAGAAAGCGCTTTCTAGATTTCCTGAATGGTAATCAGATGTTTTGAGCATGTCAACGGTCGCGGCAAGCGTCCGGCGTGTTCGACCTGCCGCACGAACTGCCCAAGCAGGAAGCGCTGAGGGGCCATTTCTCAGCAAGGGCAACGACCCGTTGAAGTGGCGGGAGTTGAACGACGGCAAGCCCGTCCTTACCTCCACGCTCGGCGAGAAGGGCCGATCGTCCGCGCCGGCCCGGATGTCGACGGCATCGAGGGCAACAAGATCCAGCCGGGCGGCACCATCCCCGGTCCGGGCAGCCCGAAGTGGACGGCCGAGGAGGGAGCGCCCTGCGGAGGCCGCGGCAGCGACTCCGCGACCGTGACCGTCGCCGACGCGGCCCCGGCGATCAGCTCCGGCGCCGGTCCGCAGTCCGCAGTCCGCAGTCCGCAATGTCAGTTGGCCAACTCACCACAGTCACCGCTGTTGTCTACGACAACTCCACGGCGAGGGCCATCGGCTTCATCACGGTCGGCGTCCACCGACCGCGAGCCGGTCGGCTCAGGCCCGCATCAGCGGCAGCGGTCGCAGACACCGCTGAGTTCGAGGGTGTGTTCCAACTCGGTGAAGCCGGTGGTCTCGGCGAGGCGGGCGGCCCACTCCTCGACGGCCTCCGCGTCGACCGGCCGGCTTCGGCCGCAGTCGCGGCAGATGAGGTGGTGGCGGTGCTCGCCGGTCGGTCGCTGGAGGTAGAGCCGCTCGCCGCCCTCGTCGCGTACGACGTCGACGAGCCCTGCGCGGTCCAGTTCGCGCAGGGTGCGGTAGACGGTGGTGAGCCCCACTGTGCTGCCGGTGCCCGCGAGCCGGGTGTGCAGTTCCTGCGCGGAGATGAACTCGCGGCAGCGGCCCAGGGTTTCGAGCACGGCCCGCCGCTGCCGCGTGCTGCGCAGCCTCGCGGCACGGACCCGCCCGCTCCTCGCTTCCGCCTCCGCTTCACCCATCCCCGGACTCCTCGGTCGACCTGTATGCGTTGCGCCCCGCACCATCGACCATCTTAAATGAACATGGTTTCCATATCGACAGGTTCATCAGAGACCGCGCACGTGGGAGGCAGAGTGCAACCGCAGACGTTCGATCCGGACGACACCGACGCCGACGCTTACTCGGAAGCAGTCAATGCCGAGGCATGGCACGCGTACGGGACCCACCACCTGAGGCGCGGCACGGCCCTGCCGGAGGTGGAGCGGATCGACTGGGGCTTCTGGGGCATAGGGCCGGGGGCCGAGATCCTCGGCGAGCTGTCGGGCCGACGGGTGCTGGACCTCGGGTGCGGCCCGGCCCGGCACGCGGCCCACCTCGTCCGTGCGTACGGGGCGACGGTGGATGCCGTAGACGCCTCACCGAGCCAGTACGAGCGGGCCCGCGCCCGCTACGGTTCACTGCCCGGGCTGCGGCTGGTGCGGGCCGACGCGGTCGAGCACCTGCGCGCGGTGACGGAGCCGTACGACGTCGTCTACTCAGTCAACGCCGTCCCCTACATCGATCCCCGGCGGTTGCTGCCCGCCCTCGCCGGGGCGCTCCGGCCGGGCGGAACGCTCTGCTTCACCGTGCTGCACACCAACTCCCAAGGAGACGGCCCCTCCCCCGTCGTCGAGTCCCGGCCCGAGATCCTGCGGCTCGCCGACGGCGGCGAGGTCACCGTCCGGATGTGGGTGCTCGCCCCGGACGTCTGGGCGGAGCTGCTCGCCGAGCACGGGCTGCGCGTCGAACACATCGACGTCCTCGACGCGCCGGACGAGGACGACCACGTCTCCTACCGCGTCTTCCGGGTGAGGCGTCCCGTGCGGGTCTCCTCCCGCCCGCGCACGCCCCGACCGCCGGTCGCGCACGCGACGCTCGGCGTCGGTGCCATCCTGCACGGCCCGCGCGGCCTGCTGCTGGGCCGCCACCGCCGGGGGACGTGGGAGCTTCCCGGCGGGACGGTGGAGCCCGGCGAGTCGCTCCAGGAGACGGCCGTGCGGGAACTCGCCGAGGAGACCGGGCTCACGGCCCGACCGGAGGACGTACGGCTCCTCGGCACGCTCCTCGACCACGTCGACGGTGTCGTACGGGTCACCGTGGCCGCCCGGGTGACGGCCTGGCAGGGCGAGCCGGCCGACCAGCCCGACGAAAGCGTCGGGCACTGGCGCTGGTTCGCCCTGGACCGGCTGCCGGAGAACCTGTTCGTGTGCAGCGCCCAGGCCCTGACCGCCTGGCGCCCCGGACTCCCGGTCGACCATGCGCCGGCCCACTTCACCCCGTACGCCGGCTGACCGGCTGACGGGTGACGGCTGACGGGTGACGGCTGACGGCTGACGGCTGACGGCTGACGGCTGATCGGGTGATCGGGTG
The nucleotide sequence above comes from Streptomyces sp. NL15-2K. Encoded proteins:
- a CDS encoding bifunctional class I SAM-dependent methyltransferase/NUDIX hydrolase, producing the protein MQPQTFDPDDTDADAYSEAVNAEAWHAYGTHHLRRGTALPEVERIDWGFWGIGPGAEILGELSGRRVLDLGCGPARHAAHLVRAYGATVDAVDASPSQYERARARYGSLPGLRLVRADAVEHLRAVTEPYDVVYSVNAVPYIDPRRLLPALAGALRPGGTLCFTVLHTNSQGDGPSPVVESRPEILRLADGGEVTVRMWVLAPDVWAELLAEHGLRVEHIDVLDAPDEDDHVSYRVFRVRRPVRVSSRPRTPRPPVAHATLGVGAILHGPRGLLLGRHRRGTWELPGGTVEPGESLQETAVRELAEETGLTARPEDVRLLGTLLDHVDGVVRVTVAARVTAWQGEPADQPDESVGHWRWFALDRLPENLFVCSAQALTAWRPGLPVDHAPAHFTPYAG
- a CDS encoding transcriptional repressor yields the protein MGEAEAEARSGRVRAARLRSTRQRRAVLETLGRCREFISAQELHTRLAGTGSTVGLTTVYRTLRELDRAGLVDVVRDEGGERLYLQRPTGEHRHHLICRDCGRSRPVDAEAVEEWAARLAETTGFTELEHTLELSGVCDRCR